In Pollutimonas sp. M17, a single genomic region encodes these proteins:
- a CDS encoding MFS transporter — translation METARSASPPTQPADGLETPRRHWAVLTLILALIVTVFDSTMANVALPAIAHDLSIDPADVVWVVIAYNLVVVVSLLPLSAVAERIGFRRMFAAGMTLFMVSSLASAASGSLLGLLLARMAQGLGSAMLMCLFGGLVRNIYPLSKLGMGISLNAMVVGMTAVLGPTIGAFILQVASWHWIFLVNVPICAATYFGVRFLPDIPRNRGRFDWLACLLSVPVFGLSIVGLDAVVKDPVRAVLCLLAAGLAGWVLVRRSRDQAAPIVPIDLLRITPIAYAVGASAFSFAAQMAAFVSIPFYFRTVMGYSYGDVGVLLGAWSVGVAAMAPVAGYLSGRHPVAVLCGLGAACMALGLLILLLLPVDTAFVWPAAGMLLGGVGFGFFQSPNNRALLAGAPRHRSGAAGGMQATTRVFGQSFGTALVAISFNLSPAHGAAIGVVAGISCALIAMGINVVRHFFSPAADLEL, via the coding sequence ATCGAAACAGCAAGGTCCGCAAGCCCGCCAACGCAGCCTGCCGACGGCCTGGAAACGCCCAGGCGGCATTGGGCCGTCCTGACCCTGATTCTGGCGCTGATCGTCACTGTCTTCGATTCCACCATGGCCAACGTGGCCTTGCCGGCCATCGCCCACGACTTGTCCATCGACCCGGCCGACGTGGTGTGGGTCGTCATTGCCTACAACCTGGTCGTCGTGGTTTCCCTGCTGCCCTTGTCGGCGGTGGCCGAGCGCATCGGTTTCCGGCGCATGTTCGCCGCCGGCATGACGCTGTTCATGGTGTCGTCGCTGGCGTCGGCCGCATCGGGCTCCCTGCTTGGCCTGCTGTTGGCCCGCATGGCGCAGGGACTGGGCTCGGCCATGCTGATGTGCCTGTTCGGCGGGCTGGTGCGCAACATCTACCCCCTTAGCAAGCTGGGCATGGGCATAAGCCTCAACGCCATGGTCGTGGGAATGACAGCGGTACTGGGCCCCACCATCGGCGCCTTCATATTGCAGGTGGCCTCATGGCATTGGATTTTCCTGGTCAATGTGCCGATATGCGCCGCCACGTATTTCGGGGTTCGCTTCCTGCCCGATATTCCGCGCAACCGCGGCCGTTTCGATTGGCTGGCCTGCTTGCTGAGCGTCCCGGTTTTCGGCTTGTCCATCGTGGGCCTGGATGCCGTGGTCAAGGATCCGGTGCGTGCGGTCCTGTGCCTGCTGGCAGCCGGGCTGGCGGGCTGGGTGCTGGTGCGCCGCTCGCGCGACCAGGCCGCGCCCATCGTCCCCATCGATTTATTGCGCATCACGCCCATTGCCTACGCGGTGGGCGCCTCGGCATTTTCATTTGCCGCGCAGATGGCCGCTTTTGTATCGATTCCGTTCTACTTCAGGACAGTCATGGGCTATTCCTATGGCGATGTGGGCGTCTTGCTGGGCGCCTGGTCGGTGGGCGTCGCCGCCATGGCGCCCGTGGCGGGCTACCTGTCCGGCCGCCATCCGGTTGCGGTGCTTTGCGGCCTGGGTGCGGCCTGCATGGCCCTGGGCCTGCTGATCCTGCTGCTTCTGCCCGTCGATACGGCCTTTGTCTGGCCTGCGGCGGGCATGCTGCTGGGCGGCGTGGGCTTCGGCTTTTTCCAGTCGCCGAACAACAGGGCCCTGCTGGCCGGGGCCCCGCGGCATCGCAGCGGAGCCGCGGGCGGCATGCAGGCCACGACGCGGGTATTCGGCCAAAGCTTCGGTACGGCGCTGGTCGCCATATCCTTCAATCTCAGCCCGGCCCACGGGGCCGCGATAGGTGTGGTTGCAGGCATCTCGTGTGCGCTGATTGCCATGGGCATCAATGTAGTGCGGCACTTTTTCAGTCCCGCCGCCGACCTGGAACTATAG
- a CDS encoding glycosyltransferase family 4 protein, producing MDILQLNFERGWRGGERQTLLSMQQFRAAGHTVSLLARAGSELAACARRDGFTVHEHATVAGVCGFLMRKGRRYDILHAQTANMMTWLALFRRWLGGARVVFTRRTAFPVSAGKESRTAWKWRRADALVAISQAAAREPRRLGLTVSIIPSAIEARPVDQAHVNAFAQEFKLSGKRVLATAAALTSEKDPCTLLRAVHALRQRRDDFVFLHLGAGGDAQAPAHALLRELGLEQHYVFAGFQSGIEDLYRLMDVFVLSSRHEALGTSVLDAFLYSVPVVATEVGGLKESLAEGRGLLCPAGDHEALAQAMDRVLADPGLRAAMVEKAREYVLREHDARGMAVRYLAEYQRILDGGDTSD from the coding sequence ATGGATATCCTGCAACTGAACTTCGAGCGCGGATGGCGCGGCGGCGAGCGACAGACTTTGCTGTCCATGCAGCAATTCCGCGCAGCGGGGCATACGGTGTCGCTGCTGGCGCGCGCCGGAAGCGAATTGGCGGCGTGCGCCAGGCGGGATGGCTTTACGGTGCATGAGCATGCGACGGTCGCGGGGGTGTGTGGATTCCTGATGCGCAAAGGGCGCCGCTACGACATTCTGCATGCGCAAACCGCCAACATGATGACCTGGCTGGCCTTGTTTCGGCGCTGGCTGGGCGGCGCGCGCGTGGTCTTTACGCGGCGCACGGCGTTTCCCGTGTCGGCGGGCAAGGAATCCAGGACGGCATGGAAATGGCGGCGCGCGGATGCGCTGGTCGCCATCAGCCAGGCGGCGGCGCGGGAACCGCGCCGTCTGGGCCTGACGGTATCCATCATTCCCAGCGCCATTGAAGCCAGGCCGGTCGATCAGGCTCATGTGAATGCCTTCGCGCAGGAGTTCAAGCTATCGGGCAAGCGGGTGCTGGCCACGGCTGCCGCGCTGACTTCGGAAAAAGATCCTTGCACCTTGCTGCGCGCCGTCCATGCCTTGCGCCAGCGACGCGATGATTTTGTGTTCCTGCACCTGGGCGCGGGGGGCGATGCCCAGGCGCCCGCGCACGCACTGCTGCGGGAACTGGGGCTGGAACAGCATTACGTCTTTGCGGGCTTCCAGTCCGGCATCGAAGACCTGTACCGCCTGATGGATGTGTTCGTACTGAGCTCACGCCATGAGGCGCTGGGAACCAGTGTGCTGGACGCCTTTCTTTATTCCGTGCCCGTGGTGGCGACCGAGGTGGGGGGCTTGAAGGAAAGCCTGGCCGAAGGCCGGGGCCTGCTGTGCCCCGCCGGCGATCACGAGGCCCTGGCGCAGGCCATGGACCGGGTGCTTGCCGATCCCGGCCTGCGGGCGGCCATGGTGGAAAAGGCGCGCGAATATGTGCTGCGCGAGCACGATGCCCGCGGCATGGCCGTGCGCTACCTGGCCGAGTACCAGCGGATATTGGACGGCGGCGACACAAGCGATTAG